Genomic window (Helianthus annuus cultivar XRQ/B chromosome 3, HanXRQr2.0-SUNRISE, whole genome shotgun sequence):
GATATTCTCTAGCCCACTCTATAAGTAATGATGGTGATTTCTTGGCAAGTGTAGTAAATAAAAGAGGTCCAATCATAAACAGAGGGAATATTTGGTAGGGGATTTGTAATGATTAAGGTGGGTCCCCTTGCTTGAGCCGAAAATTAGAGAGGGGGGGTTAATTGTAAGTTTTTATTATAAGTAGGTGATTACTTGGAAGGTTTAGTGAATTATCTAAGGTATGACATATTTATATAGTGCGTTGGAATTTTTGGGACCATAattagttaaaaataataaaataatgtttctgacaaaattttggtgtcccgggtaatgtccggttgttcggtaaGTACCGTTCCGTTAATGTGTTAAATtgtaccgtatagtgtcttttatgcatcttttgtaacacaattaattctCAACACATAGAAAAACATACAGGATCATTTAGTCACTTTTTCTACACAATCAATAAGcacaatttaatattaattagtcatacggatacatgtaattatgagggttgtcacagacatgacgaggtatgacccgaaTTGGCTAACCCGACCCGGTCATCaccttttattttattataaataaataatcataGACACTTATTCTAGAACATTCTATCTTGCATGGATAAGTCACGCAACCAAATCTCCAACTTCCTGGGAAGAttatgcaaatccctaacttatcggagcccACCCTAAGTTAAGGGAAACCctaatggtaaactataaatagaggtaaacatgTAAGATATGGATCATCTTGCTCTCGTCTTACTCTCTCTACATTCATACTTTCTTTCTTccaaaaccgagacttattctcacgccggagggtggttacaggaataacctcATTCCTGTAACaagtcctaacggtgttctgttttgtagCTAGCCGTTCGGATCGCCAAGACTTGAAGTCTTAGTCGGATACTACCATAAAGATCAGTGTTTCTTCAGACTGTTTACTTgtttacatacaaacatacttcACCCAAAACTTCAAGTAATACTTCCTTTGTGACAAACAAACACCTTTATCACATTCAAGAACTTTTATTCCAAAAAAATACTTCAATTTAAACAGACCTTTAACGAGAAACTTAGTTTCTAAAGCAGTTTTGACtttatcatcaacatatacaagtAGAACAACAAACAATATCACAATTTTTAACAAATAGTCGTACATACTTTGATTAAAACCAAATTTAATTACGTACTTGTAAGTATATACTCTACAAACTTGCAAAATATCATATGTATCCATGAGAAATGATATATCATATATACCCAATTTATTAAAAACAGTTTAATATATAAATGACAAATTTATCCTTATTTTTCTAAAACTGGTAAATCTTTTATATGATCTTTAACttcaaatattatatttactTATTTGTAGCATAATTTATTTAGCTTAAATATTATATGTGGAGATTGTttaagggttaaaataaaaaaaaaatgagtaCAAATAAATTTAAGCTAAAAATGTTATATAAAAAGATAAACATATATGAAAACtttaagttaaaaaaataaagataaaatgatcatttattaaattgtgattaataaattgaTATCTTTGATATTTTAACCATTTTGTAAGGGcatatatgatatttttagtttttgttgGGGATATATGAAATTTTTGAAGTTTTTAAtggtatatatgaaattaatgCTTGTTAAATTGTTAGCTCATTCCACACTAGATGCTAATCACGTAATGTCCCATTTCAACAATCTTTTACACTAATTGTTAGCTCGTTCCACACTAGAAGCTAATCACTAATGTCCTATTTCAGACCATTTCAACAATCTTTTAAATCTTTTAAAAATTGTTGGCTCGTTCCACACTAGATGCTAATCACGTAATGTCCCATTTCAGcaatcttttaaaaaaatgtaACTGTATTTAAAATGAACGTAGCAGAAAATTCGAAGGCTTAGCATATAAAAATTGAGAGATTGACCGATTCTTGGCACTACAAACCGAGTCACTAGCTATATTTTGAAAAGCCGGCTGACCACTTCCTTTATCAAGTTTCTCAATATACTACTTGATTGATATAATTACAGGATAGATCCCACGTTAATAGACGGCAATCcttcaaaataataatatttaatgaCATTTTAGTATGCAGAAGGACGCTGaaacataataataaacaaaagatTAAAGGAACCATGCTTCCATGCAACTTAACTCTATATATATGCACACACAAAGCAGCTCATTTCACAACCAAAAAAATATAACCTGCGTTCTTATTCAGCAAATTAGAAAACATGTCAAACAAACTCACCATCTTGAGCTTTGTAGCTCTTACTTTTGCCTGCCTTGCCTTCGCCAATGAGCCCAAACCCCTCCAAGATTTTTGCGTAGCCGATCCCAACGCCTCAGGTATATATTGTTCTTTAAGTTTTAATTAACAATATTTCTCAAATGATTTTTAATGGCTTTCATGTAACGGAAAATATCATGTTAATTTACTGTGCAGTGAAAGTGAATGGTCTAGTATGCAAGGACCCGATGAAAGTTCAAGCAGAGGATTTCTTCTTCAGTGGGCTACATCTCATGGGCAACACATCAAACCCTGTTGGATCAAGGGTTACCACAGTCTTTGCAGCTCAGTTACCTGGGCTAAACACTCTAGGCATCTCAATGGTTCGGATTGACTATGCGCCATGGGGACAAAACCCACCTCACACTCATCCAAGAGCCACCGAGATTCTTACCGTTCTTGAAGGAACTCTACAAGTTGGGTTTGTGACATCCAACCCTGATAACCGTTTTATCACCAAGGTGCTGAAAAAGGGTGATGTTTTCGTGTTCCCCGTTGGACTTGTGCATTTCCAACGTAACCTCGGGAATGGGTATGCAGTGGCTATTGCTGCATTGAGCAGTCAAAACCCTGGTGCCATAACAATTGCAAATGCTGTTTTTGGTGCTAATCCTCCAATTCCTGGAGATATTTTAGCCAAGGCATTCCAAGTGGATAAAAGTGTGGTGGAGCAGCTACAATCAAAATTCTAGTGTAACAAATGGGTGTTCGTGTGATTGTTTTGTTTCTTTCATAGGCGTGTCTTGAAACTCCCATTTGGAATTAtttgtgtgtattttttttttttttgttaagttcAAATTCTTTGGTTTTAATTGCAatgaaaagtttgtttgtttatgggATAAAAATAAGAGTACTTGGAGTCGAAAGGGCTTAAAGAGGGTGTGGCGCGACACATGTCTGTCACGGGCTTGGGCGTTCAAGTGGGCTTTAAAAAACTAAACAACTaaaatcaaaccaaccaaacaacaACAACCAACCACAGCGTGACACCTCGCCTCCACCTACGCCCCACGTCTGTGCGAATTCACAAGCCACCCGCCTCACGCCACCTTCAAGCCCCTTGACGGGGCGGTGTTCACGGAGTGGAGGGAGCTCCCACGCCACTTTCAAGCCCCCACTCCGAGTAGTCTAATATGACGTAGTTATTAAATTCAAGTATTCATAACATATAATTCGATTTTAACACGTACTAATTAAATACCCCAAGTAATTATTAGGTAGGATGAGCATGGTATCGGACTAGTACCGGTACGGATACCGAAAATATCGGCCCCAAAAAACAAGAAAAGCGGGTATTGGTACCGGTATAAAAAATAATCGGtattgaagaaacactagataaatggtcggaaccgaaatatctagggggtttgaatccgcataaaagggttagctctctctcggttgattcagttgctgctgaacttcttctccggtgattctgcaaaaaagagcaccgttagcctcgccaaggggagaagagggttctctccttgacccgactccggtgtgagaataagtattggtaatggagaAGAGAAAGTAATTAAGAAGTGAGtgtgatctgagtttatacctgaacagttctcgtatttataaccgggagtttgggagggaaaacctgttattgaaaagatgacggaagatgctaacgccatAGCGGTTATATTTTCTTCCGTTAAGTTCTTTGATCCCACGTTAAGTTGCCTCgatccgatgtgaatgcacacggatcgtggtttgatctatggctggaggattgccacgtggaaagtgattaaaTGGAGATCATTCTCAAATTGCATGCTttcgttgtgatttcagggatgcttgtggtaatgacacgtgtccagacggttataaccgtctgggtggtgcacgatcatattctttctagaggattactgctgtaatctagtgtgacaccttactgtgtggacacagacgaataaatcccaagtctgggtaaaatgatatccaagtttggatatttgggcggaagtattgatcTCAGGATTTTAATCCTTTTGCTAATggaagaaggcgcaaggattTATGCTTTCCTTTGGGTGCGCGACTATAAATTATTGATTACTTTCTcccttttgtaagaccaatgcgcggccgcgcaaggttaaaaggttgaaaggccagtttgtggtatggtctcaaatcctttttatgaggtttttgggaccttaccccttcaagtccccccagtctagtgttgtatttatgcaaataagtggagcactggacttaagAGAGGGAAATGTTTTTGGGCGCGAAAAAATAAGAAATCTTCTGTGAGAAGATTGAATTTTTTGTAAAGATTTTTTATGGAAAATCTTTGACTTTCAACGAGACTGGTGTAGTAAATTGATTTGACAACCTGTCATTGTCAGTTGTTTTTTACTGTCCGTGTCTTACACGCGCGCGTGTAAACGCGTGTGTGTTCTGATATTT
Coding sequences:
- the LOC110881863 gene encoding putative germin-like protein 2-1 → MSNKLTILSFVALTFACLAFANEPKPLQDFCVADPNASVKVNGLVCKDPMKVQAEDFFFSGLHLMGNTSNPVGSRVTTVFAAQLPGLNTLGISMVRIDYAPWGQNPPHTHPRATEILTVLEGTLQVGFVTSNPDNRFITKVLKKGDVFVFPVGLVHFQRNLGNGYAVAIAALSSQNPGAITIANAVFGANPPIPGDILAKAFQVDKSVVEQLQSKF